ccagccctgctctggccagCCCCCGGTGGCAGCCATGACCTCAGGGTCCTCCTCACTCCCTTGGCTTTGATTCTGGCAGCTTTAGAGCTGCTGCAAAGGTGATAATTCTGTGGGGGGAAAAGGCCTGCCTGTGGTTAGCTCAGCCCTGCAAgaaacacaaaaccccaaatgagCCCAAGCAGTGGCTCTGGGAGGGCCTTTGATGGttttcagagcagggctggcgGGAAATCccccctgcaggagcagctgtgagggAAACAGTCCGGAAATGCAGCAATTGATCATTTTGTCCCTCTTAGCAAGGGACTGAGAGAGACCCAGAACTACTACAAGGACAACAACAATCTGCTCAACAACCTGACTGCGTCCCTCCTTCTTGAACAAAACCTGCAGTCTTCTGGAACCTGTCAAATAGAATGTCTGGGTTCTGGCTTGGCTGccagaagagagggaaaagtgtGGAAATATCAAGCAGGGGCTCTGCCCTGTGGTTGTCGTAGGGCTGGGGAAAGTGAACCTGTGTGCATTCCAGGTGtccccaaagctgctccatccctgccctcttcACCTGCACAAGCCACAGGGAAAAGACAGGGTCTGCCCCGCCCTTACCCTACCCCTTCCAGGGTACCCCTCCgcttcccagagctgtggaggCCTTACCCTGGCAACGCTTGGTCCTGAGACATGGCAACAGTGGCTTCGGACATGCTGCCACAGTTGGTTCGGACATGCAGTGACTGTCCTGGCACTCACAGCACCATGGCAGCTGGGCCCATTCCCACTGCTCGGGGACTGttactgacatgttttatgaaaaaccctttaggatttttcctcctgaggagctgagaggcctcaggaacaaaatgtaaacaatgattatctggtgctgtggaatgcaacaggtggatctgtgattggtctcatgtggttgtttctaattaatggccaatcacagtccacaTGTCTCAGACTGTTTCAGTCAGTCTGAGCCTTTGTTaatcattccttttctattcttagccagccttctgatgaaatcctttcgTCTATTCTTTTTGTAtagtttttaatgtaatatatataataaaataattaatcaagCCTTCTAAACAGAGTGCTGCTCCTTTGGGATGTGCTGACCACTCCTGGAGCGCTGCCCTTTGTTGGGAATGAGCCCGGGAACACCTGAATCATCGCCAAGGCCTGGGCTGGGACCTCCTGTGAGGCTGTGCCCAAGCCCTGAGGGGTTTGGGAGCCCAATAGGTGTCACTGCTCTGTCGCAAActctggggagagcaggaatggTAAGCAGTGCCCCACTATGGCCCAGCCCCACGGAGCTCACCTGAGCACCCTGCAGAATTCCTGGCACTCCTGTTCCCCCTGCATGGCCAGGTGCTGTTCTCATGGGCCACCTGATCTAGCCGTTCCCGCCTCAGCTGCTGGCCCATCTTGGCCTTCCTGGCCAGCCAGCAGGAAGCAGCGGCCCCATAGCACAGGCACTGAATCATCCCTAGCACCAGCAAAGACCTTCCTGGCAGCCAAAAGAGCTCcttgtgggcagagctggggccatCTGACCCCAAATTTTGTCCAATGCTGGCAGCACGCAGCCCTTTGCTCCGTGCCCGGCCCCCAGACTCCGCATATCGGGCCTGGGACCCGTGTGGAGGACAGCGTGAAGGCGGACTGCGCTAGCGCGGATACCCCGCGTGCCCAGACCACCGGGGCCCCCTGTCGGCCCCAGCCCGCTGAGAGAGACCttgaaggaggaggaggaggaggcagacCACACCTGTACGCTGGAGCGGTGGGCCAGCTGCTCATGCGAGTGACAAAAGCTTGTGTCGAGGGCTGATTCTCAATAGATCACAGCGAGGGAGCTGCTCTGCGATGTACGAAACCCTGACCCAGAATCAAGTAGTCTACAAATGATTTAGCGCTGGGTGGCCCACAATCATGCGGTACGTGATGGGGGAGAGGCAGTGTTGCATCAGTCCGCCCCTCCAGTCCCAATCACAAGCCCAATTTATGTAGCCCAAATTttctgggagaggcagaggtgCCGTGTGTTTGCACAAAGGGATGCTTTAGGAGAATGGCTGAACTTTAGGAACGCTGGCCCTAATTACAACACCTCCTTAAGGgtctgcagcagccaaagcagaACAGAGGCATTGGTCCAACCAGCTCCAATTTTGCCCCATTTTGCCCTCCCAAGGCACTGCTCCCAGCgtgggctgtccctgtgctccaggtgCAGCGGCAGAGCCctcagggctgtggctctgctctcttcctactccttctcctccccatgAGGCTGCTGTGTTGGGACCAGCAGTGGCCTAGAAAGAACAGGAACTCCAAACGTACTCTAGAACCTCCTGAGGAGCCCAGGTAGAGTCAGCACTGAGCACTAGCTTTCCTCAACATACCAGGGCAATTCAAtattcccagagctgctgtgtcagggctgaaagaggaaaagggtgTGGAAGGCTGAGGTTTTGCAGGAATTGTGGTGTAAAGCcaccagaggtgctgctgtggacCCAAGACTTGCCTGGGGTCAGGCgctgccttccttccttttgcGATCAGGCAGAGTGGTTTCGGGCATTGCCCAGGGTGTGTGCTATGCTGCCAGTGGGCACTAGGATCCAACTTGCTGCCTTGGCAGCTTCTGCCCACtgctggtggtggtgctgggacCAATTGGTGCCCGTGAGTTTGCAAAAGGAGCGatttcccctcctgcctcctgtgCAAAGCTGCCATGGCCcctgaggggatggagctggaccGGGGCGCCCCCTGCTGGCCGGGAGTGTTCTCTGCAGCGccccctgctggctgggagtgCTTCCTGCAGCGCCCCCTGCTGTCCGGgagtgctccctgcagcaccccctgCTGGCCGTCGTTATAACTGCACCAAAGATGAACAAAGAGCCCTGTGTGAAAGGGAAAGTTcttggttttgtgttgtttgttcTGTTCTGGTTTATAAATTTCTCAGTAAAGAGCTGGTATTCCTTTTCCTACATTTTTGCCTGGAATCCCCATAATAAGAGTTTTAGGTATTAATCTTCTTTCCATTCCAAGAATGTTCCTGCTTTCCTTGCCAAATATTTCTCCTGTAAATCAAGACAGTTGCCAGCTTCCAAGTTCCAGTGTGGATGGGACAGAGACCCCAAGACAAGGCAGGGTCAGGGACTTGGCCACCTCATGCTCTGCCTTTTAAGCCAATTGGGCCACCAAGGGCCCTCTCCCCATGTGGCACTTCTGGTCACCTGGCCACTCAGGAGCTGGCTTTGGAAGAGCATcacactgtccctgtgtgccatgGCTGACAGACTGATGGATCAATGGGGCCCCGGTTCACCAAAAGCAGGGcctgttccacccctgccacaCAGAGGTATTCCAAAATGTCACAAGACATCAAAGTTTTCTTGTCTCTGACACCACTCCCAGTGCCATGGCCTGATCCCAACTGCCCTGGCAAAGGGGGATGCTCTGGAACACCTACAGGGCCTTTgtgacatcattgtgtgggggaaaCGGCAGAGGTGGGGTTTGAGACAGTGCACAAGAGAATCCAGAGCCTCCTGAAATCTGCTTTGGCCATCAGAGCAAGGAAGGTCCAAGGCCCTGCCCTGGACAAACAAACTCTGGACACTCCCCCCAGCACATTTCCTCCACTTTCCTGGTTGAGGAAATATGCTGGGAACATTGTCCAGGTTTTGCTCCTTGTCAGGGCTTTCCCTGGAAATCGTTCCTTTTGTGATCCTTGTGATTCTGAAACTTGTTGCTGTTTCAGTTGGTTTTGTTCTCTTGTTACAGTTTCAGGAAAGTGTTCTTCTCTCAGCCCTATGGGATCTTTGCCTCCACGAGGAGGGGGAGAGGCAGTTTTTAGTGGCAGCACACACGTGAGTGCATGCCCATGGTTGGGGACCCCCAATGACCCCCAGCTGCCCCGAGTGTCACAGCACAATCTCACTGATGCCACTGCACTCCTGTGGTCAGCCGTGGGGTCTGCATAGGTCACCGGGGTTTCTTGGGGACAGTGACGCAGGGGAGCCTTGCAAAAGACACTAGTTGTGGGGACCAAGGTAGGGGTGACACCGGTGGGTGACGTGTCATGGTCCCCCCCGACCAGTGTACTTATGCTGTGCCTGTTTGGTACTCAACAATGTGGGTGAACAGAACCTCCCACTcctctgggggggggggggggttggttgGGCGAGGCAGGGCTCTAGGGGGGCCCTCTAGAGAAAAAGAGGGCCCCCCTAGAGGGGGGAGGATGGAGAGTTGTGGGGTGGGAGTAAAAAGGGACTCACGTCTGGAAACCCCCACTTACCTTTCCTGGTGCTTCCCAGTGGGTGCAAATGAAAGAGGGGAGGGGTAACTGTGGGGTCCCAAGGGCCCTGACCCCTCTCAGGATTCCTGAAAACTCACGGGACCCTCATTTCCCCTCAGGACCCTCAAGCATCCCTGAAGGCCCCCAGAATACATTAACATCCCCAGTGCCCCAAACCAACTCAGCCTCAAGAACCTAAATCTTGGCAGGGACAGAGACCCCCCCCAAAGCCCACAGGGCCCCTGAAAGGacccccagcatccctgcagagccctccagcacctccccaaACCCTACAAGACCCCCAGACAAGGTCACAGTTTTGGGGCTGTGGGTTCCACCCTATCACTCCCCAACTCTGGGGGCCTCTACAGCTCCCTGGGACCCCAGTTTCCCATTGTCAGCTATCCAGATGGCACCACGGGTGCTCAGCCACAGGGAAACCgatgagcaggagcagaaagaaaagggcCCAACCAACCCCTGTGACCACTACAAGAAACAGAGGGAGACACATAAGGATCACCTATcaccccagggctcctgcaTTCCCATGTGACCCTGTGTGACCCCACCTCTATTGCAGTGTCCCCACTATGTCACGACTAGAACCAACTCTGGGCTGAGTGCTTGGAAAACGTGGTACCCGTTCTGCTGGTTGGTGGCCATGCACTGGTAGGTTCCTGAATGTCCCACATCGACATCCCCAAGCTCCAGGAGGGGACCCCAGGCCACCTTCTGGCTATCTCACAGCCAGGTGAAGGTGTCAGGTGTTGAGCCCACCTGCACTGAGCAGCGCAGGGTCATGGGGTCACCTGTGCACACCTGGTGTGATGGGGGACTGGGGGTGATGGTGGCATCGTCCATGGGTactgtggggacagagacagggcTGAGGCCACAGGAAGGGGATGGCAGCTGGTGTGGGGGGATAGGGACAAAGGGGATGGGTGTTATATGGGCTGTCATCGATGGGGTCACAACATGGAGGggtgaggaggagaggggagtgATGGAAGGACCCTAGATAGGAGGAGAGGGGAGTGATGGAAGGACCCAAGAAAGGTGTCTTGGGGACATGGAGGTACCCAGGCAGGGGACCCAAGGAGCCTGTGGGGGCTCCCGGTGCCCATCGCCACACTCACTGCCCACTGTGACGCGGAGCCAGGCACTGCTCTTCGCCACAGCCCCCCCCACTCAGAGCGTACCTCACAGCTGTAATTCCCCGAGTGGGAGACCCCCACAGGGggcaccagcagctgtggggacCTCTGTGGGACCCCCAACACCTGCCCATCCCAGTAGAACACCTGCAGGAGAGGGGCTTGGGGCCGTAGGGGGATGGGGGTGCTGAGGCAGGTGAGAGTCAGGGGGGAAACCTTTGTTGTCTTGGTGGGACCCTCCAGCACTGGCACTGTGAAGAGCTCTCGGAAGGAGATTGGGAGCTCTGGTGGGGGGGTGATTCTGagtccctgggaaggggctgtgggggtgTCGGGGTGGTGGCTGTGGGGTGCTCACCGTGCACAGTCAGTGTCACCGGCGCTGACACCTCACACGCCCTTTATTTcagccagcccctgcagtgGTAGCCGCTGCTGTGGTGaagctgcagaggggacagggatagCTTGGTCCCATTGTGGAGCTCCACCAGGTGCTCCTCCTCGTGGTAGAAGGACACCGAGGTGATCGGGTTGTTCCACCAGCCCCTGAAGCACAGTGTCGCTGTGtccccctccagcagcacctgctccagcgcctgcagcaccagcctgccTGGGGACCAAGTGGCAGGCTTCCCGTCACATCACAAGGGCTTGGATGTTCTCAATGGCACTGGGACCCCCCTGCAGTGGGTCACACCCAGCACACCGGGTGTCCCTAATCCCAACACAGGGGTCCCTCCACagtgggatgctctgggatgtCCCCCTGTGCAGGGGACAGGCTCTGGTCAGACCAGGGGGGTTTCCAATGGAGCAGAGCCCACCCAGAGACCTCAGGGTCCCCGTGAGTGTCAGGCTGGCGACACTCAACCCCCCTCACCATCTGAGACTCTCACAGGGAGGCTGAGCCCACTGCTGGATCTGTCACATTTGTTGGTGCCACTCTCGGTGACAGTGAAGAGGTTACGCCCCTCCTGCCACCAGCGCCGTGCATCTTTGTACCAGGTAGTGGCACCAGTGGTCCCCCGAGCCCAGGCAGGTCAATGTCACCTGGTCCCACAGCTCCACCAGCCTCCAGGGGGGCTCCACGAGGAGCTGAGTGATCTAGGTGCCTGCAGGTGACAGGGGACACCagcctgccagggccagcaTGGGGCTGGGGACTGCAAGGTAAGGACATGGCATCCCCTGAGGACTCACCTCAAGCAAGCCGAGgttctgggctggaaggaagaaggtacagggctgggtggggttggccctgcagggaaagcaaCACCCAGAGCTTGGGTTTTGGCATTTTCCTCAGGCTTTCCCTGTGGGGACACCAGAGTAGCATGGACCTCTCAGGGACTGGGTCACCAGGGCCACCTCAGGCTGAGGCAGGACGCGGGAACACCGTGGACACCCTGAAAATGGGGATGCCATGACCACACCATGCTTGAGCAGGTCACCCCCACCAGCCCCACGATCTCTGTAACCATGGCCCATATGCATGGTGCTTGTCCCCTAGTCCCTGTCCTGGCATCCCTGTTCCCACATCTGCACATGCCCCAGGATgcctccccaaatccctgtcCCCTCATTATTGTCCTCATGTTCCTGACCCCCCCCCCCTCTCCTGTACCCACAGCCACCCCATGGCTCCTGTCACCTcaggcactgccactgctgccattGGGGACCTCAGGGGACCCTGCAGCCGCCCTGTGCCCCCTCTCCACCAGTCTCTGCCTCACAAGGGCCTGTGCCTGGGGCACTCAACCTACAGGAGCAGTGCCGCCTTCCCAGacatcccagtgtccccagccatATCGACTGGCTGTCACTTGCTGCTGTGGCCACCACAcccctggctggcagctcttcagatgaaggggaaggaagaaaggtcACATCTCGTCCCAATGTGTAGGTGGCCCTTGGTGGGGGGAGGGTGGCCACAAgatggggacaggctggggagaTTATGGGACAATCTGGGGACATGGTCTGGGGACATGGGGTCCCCAGGAATAGGGGGCTCAGGGGATGTGGGGAACCAAGGATGGGTGTGCAGGagaatgggggggggggtccaGGGGAATTGGGGTCTTCATGCCTGGAAGGATTCAGGGGAATGGGGGTGCTGTGGAAACATGGtccccagggatttggggtcatGGCATGTGGGTGCCAGGGTTGGGGgtgcaaagggaaaaaggggatCCTCGGAGATAGAGTTTCTGAGGGAAGAAGCAGCCCATGGGAAGGGATGAAGGCAATGGAAGTCATGGGCAATGGCAGTCCTGGGATGGAGGTCCCCAAGAAGGAGAGATCAAGGCAGTGGGGGTCCTATGGTTGGTGTGCCAGGGGAATAGGGGTGCCAGGATGGGCAGTGGCTGGGTGGGTCCACGGgtcacagctccttccctgggtgCCTCAGATTTGGGGGTGACCCAGGGCCCAGCACTGCCTTCCCTGGGGTGCTCGTTTCCTATGCATGCATCACATGGGGGTCCTGGGTGGCTCTGCTTCTGTGTCCTCCCCTGCCCTtgaatttttcctctcctatttctctttttccccctctttatttctcttttttcctcacttttgtGCCAtgtcccctcagccccagtTCGTGGCTCAGCaatcccagggagcagctgagcagggaatgggttggggggagctggggaggaggaaaatggaGTGTGGGGGTGCAGCGAAGAGTGGGGAGGCGGTGGGGGATGGAGGTGTTGTGCTGTGCCCCCTcaacattttcactttctttttcttgaacaAAGAGGAAGAGGCCATTTGTGCTGAGAGTCAGATGGAAAAAGGGGCAGGTTTCTGTCCTGGGAGGACACATCCAGGGGGGTCCTGTCCTGGGGGGATCCTGTCTCAGGGGTGGCACATCCTGGGGACCCCTGTCAGTCCAAGGGTGGGGCCAGCCATGGCCCATCCCCACTGCACAGGAATGGCCattgcccagccctgctctgcccagccccaggtggcAGCCAGGACCTCAGAGTCCCCCTCACCCCCTTGACTTTGATTCTGACAGCTTTAGAGCTGCTGCAAAGGTGAGAATtctgtggggggaaaaaggccTTGCCTGTGGTTTGCTCAGCCCTTCAAGAAGTACAAAACCAAAAGTGAGCCCAAGCAGTGGCTCTGGGAGGGCCTTTGATGAttttcagagcagggctggctgaaaACCCCCCCATGCAGGGGCAGCTGTGAGGGAACCAGtccagaaatgcagcaattGAGCATTTTGTCCCTCTCACGAAGAGAGTAGTCATTGGCTTTCACTATTATATTGggttttcaaaattattttgatataaTAAAGTTTGTAATCACTTTTTAACTGTTTTTGAACTCCGCAATTTGTCAGCCTTATACATTAATCCCTGTGTAGAATATATCTTTTTAGTGTGATAAATATATTAGGGTTTAGGCTGTCCTAAAATATCTTGATAGAGACAATGTGATGTGTGTTATAACATTAACTGTTGCAGATGTAGCTAATGCCTTTCTTTGTGTAACTTAATGACCATGGTGAGAATAACTCAGATAATTTTGTGAAAAACTAATGTTGATTTAATGTACTGGTAAAGTATCTCAACTGTAGGATAAGATAATACAAAAAAGTAGCAAGTAAATAAACatcaaaagaaagaatgaaaagaagaatttacCACTGACCCTTCGTTTATCAAGAACTGTCAGACCAAAAAACTGGGGGTCTTGTGAGgacataaaatatattaatttaatcCGCAGTATGGCCTGTACtttatgaaaacaaatcaaGGGTCAAACCAAGTAAAAGAATTCCCTGAACAGGTAAATTGGAAAGAATGTTTGAATATGTATAATCCTCTTGAGCTTGTATTTAACGAATACAATGAAAAGGTATACAAGAAGAATTGTTATAGTGAACTGTGTGCCTCTGGCAGTTGCTAAGCACCCAGCATGCTCTTTACTATCCCTTTTATCCCTTATTAAACATTTACAAATTTTCAAGAGTAAGCCTTGTTTCTCAAACAGTTTAAccaaaaagctgcattttgggTACAATTAGAGTGAAAAGGGTTGCAtgccacccccagcactggaaaGGGGAATGAAGAGCCCCATGGGGTgctgtgaagaggaaaaaaaacccctgaggGGATCActgtgcccccagtgccccacCCTGTGACAGCATCTTCTCATAGTCAAGGGGGTCCAGCTGTCCCTTGTGAGGTCCCGACAGATTTGCGTTGGTCACTTGTGGATCCCgaggtggggcagggctgggggacacccGTGGGGGCCCTGAGAGTAATACCAGTGATGGGGACCTGGGTGGGGGGTGACAGCCATGGGTgatgtgtccctgtgtgcccccTGTactcagcccctgcccactcAGCGCCCACGATGTGGGTGTTCAGCACGGCCCCCTCCTCCGTGAGATCCTGTGGGGATAAGGGGACTGGGTGATGTctgaggaaggggaaaggagaatCTCTGCCTGAACCCCCCACTCACCTGTCCTGGAGCTTCCTGCTGGctgcaaggaaaaggagaaggggtgactgtggggacactgggacctCTTCCTGGGACCTCAGCAGCTCCAACCACCCACAggacccccaaatccccactgCAACTCCGATTCCCAATGGACCCCTGATTCCCCCTGAACACTCTGAGTACCCCTGAACCCCCCAGAACTTCTGCACCACTGCAGGGTCCCCAACCCCCATGGTGTCCCCAACCATCTGAGCCCCCAGAACTCCaagcctggcagggaggggcaTCCCCAAACTCCCCCAGGACCCCAGAAAgatcccccaaaatccctgaaCAACCCATCAGGAGCTTCCCAAAccctccaggagctcccagtgccaccccaatGTTCCTCAAAACCAATCCAGGGATAATTCTGGAGCCCAACCAAGACCCTCCAAGttccccccacaccccccaggacccccagccaAGGTCACTGTGGGGTCAGTTTCATCCAGCTCAGGGGCCCTGGGTACTGCCGATATCTGCCTCCACTCTGGGGGTTTCCCCTCACTCCAGGAACCCCATTCCCCCCACTTGTCACCCACCCCAGAGGTGCCACCAGTGACAGCCCCCAGtgacagccaggagcaggaacaggaggaTCCTGCTGACATTCATAgccactgctggggacagagagagacacaTCAGGGACACCCTGAAACCTGGGGTTCCTGAACACCCCAGTGACCCTCTGTGACCCCAACTGTGACCCAGGGTGAGGGATGTGTCATCTCCAGGGCCAACTCGTGGCTAAGTGCTCGGAACACATGGTGCCCATCCAGCTGGTTGGTCGCCATGCACTGGTAGGTGCCTGAATGTCTCACATCAacatccctgagctccaggaggggaCCCCAGGCCACCTCCTTCCCGTTGTGCAGCCAGGTGAATGTGACAGGGGGTGAACCCAACTGCACCGAGCAACGCAGGGTCATGGGGTCACCTGCAAGCACCTGGTGTGACAGGGGACCGTGGGTGATGGTGGCATTGGCCACGGGTactgtggggacagagacagggcTGAGGCCATGAGAGGGGCTGGCAGCCGGTGTAAGAGGATAGGGACAGGGAGAATAGGTTTGGTGGAGGATATCGGGGATGGGGTCACACAACGGAGGGGTGAGGGGACATAGAGCAGTAGCGGGGGGGACCCAAGGAGGGTTTCTGGGGGACATGGAGGTACCCAGGCAGGGGACCTGAGGGGTCTCTGGGCGTCCCCATGCCCATCTCCACACTCACTGTGTACTGTGATGCAGAGCCAGGTGCTGCTCTTCCACATGGCCCCCCGCCTCAGAGTGCTGAGAGGGAACCAGTCACAGCTGTAATTCCCTGAGTGGGAGACTCCCACGGTGGgcaccaggagctcctgggacCCCTGCGGGCCCCTCTccacctgcctgtccctgtaGAACACATCCAGGAGGGGGGCTCGGGGCCAcaaggggctgggggtgctgaggcagctgagaGTTGGAGGGACCCTTTGGTGGGCTCGGGGggtgtggtattgtccacaagggtcccaggatgaaggaagggacgagaaagttgactccatgtatcaaaaggcttgatttattattttatgatagacaatatattaaaactatactaaaagaatagaggaaaggatttcatcagaaggctaagctaagaatagaaaaggaatgaataacaaagtcttgtctctgccCGAGACCGTCTgggcaggtgaactgtgattggcccttaaaTGGAAACAACtagatgagaccaatcacagattccccctgttgcattccacagcagcagataagaattgtttgcagtttgttcctgaggcctctcagcttctcaggaggggaaaaatcctaaggaaaggacttttcatagaacatgttggtgacaggGGGGAACCTCCAGCACCTGCACCATGAAGGgctcagggaaggagaggggatCTGAGGACTGTGAGTCTGCTGGGAAGTGGCATTGGGGGTATCAGGAGATTGGATTTCCATCCGTGCAGGTGCTCACCTTttactgtcactgtcactgcttcTGACCATGATGGCCAGGACCTCACCAAGCCCTCACAGCGGTAGCGGCCGCTatggtgcagctgcagaggtgacagGGAGAGCTCGGACCCTCTGAGGGACTCTGTCAGATCCTTCTCGTCCTGGTAAAATTGCACCCTGGTGACTGGGCTGTTCCACTGGCCCGGGCAGCTCAGTGTCACTGTGTCCCCCTCCAGCAGTACCTGTGCCGGCACATGCAGCACCAGCTCATCCGCGGGACAGGAGGGTCCGATCTCACTTAAGGGCTCGAGACAGGTCCGAGGTGGGTCCCCATGTCACTGAGGACATCTGGGTGCTCTGGGGTGCACTGGGGTGCTCTGGgatgtccctgtgtgcaggggcTCTTACCACACAAGGAGTGTGAGG
This portion of the Serinus canaria isolate serCan28SL12 chromosome 25, serCan2020, whole genome shotgun sequence genome encodes:
- the LOC127060593 gene encoding LOW QUALITY PROTEIN: Fc receptor-like protein 3 (The sequence of the model RefSeq protein was modified relative to this genomic sequence to represent the inferred CDS: deleted 3 bases in 2 codons; substituted 1 base at 1 genomic stop codon), with amino-acid sequence MAMRQSHGSDEKDLTESLRGSELSLSPLQLHHSGRYRCEGLVRSWPSWSEAVTVTVKVPVANATITHGPLSHQVLAGDPMTLRCSVQLGSPPVTFTWLHNGKEVAWGPLLELRDVDVRHSGTYQCMATNQLDGHHVFRALSHELALEMTHPSPWDLTEEGAVLNTHIVGAEWAGADPAPPRDPQVTNANLSGPHKGQLDPLDYEKMLSQAQNLGLLEITQLLVEPPWRLVELWDQVTLTCLGSGTTGATTWYKDARRWWQEGRNLFTVTESGTNKCDRSSSGLSLPVRVSDGRLVLQALEQVLLEGDTATLCFRGWWNNPITSVSFYHEEEHLVELHNGTKLSLSPLQLHHSSGYHCRGWLKXRACEVSAPVTLTVHELFTVPVLEGPTKTTKVSPLTLTCLSTPIPLRPQAPLLQVFYWDGQVLGVPQRSPQLLVPPVGVSHSGNYSCEVRSEWGAVAKSSAWLRVTVGRALPSGVSVSGKPPEGQVSLGDCLVLSCMAALGTGPLSFSWHWEVLGAVLGTGPCLKLHHPGNEDSSQYRCWVIDGDSMAKSPTMNITVLVPMTNGTITPVPCHTRCMQVDPVTLHSLLQVGSAPVTFTWLHNEQEVARCPLLELVGVDVGISGTYHCMATNLLDGHYVFQALSPELALEVTPQHQRDIGPHPASLEEGEVLDTKDVITKRAGKNPGAPHSPSQYPYDPRGSYQ